The DNA sequence CAAGGTTGAATTCCTCTTCAAGTGCCATGACAAGCTCAACAATGTCCAGAGAATCTGCGTTTAAAGCCTGGAAAGTCGTGGTAGGAGTAATTTCATCTTCGCCTACTCCCAGTTGATCAATAACGATTGCTTTTACCTTTTCGTATACATCCATTTATGCCACCCCCTCTCAGATAGTTTATTTCTTACCCTATTATTCTGAGCAGTAAAGTCTTTTATTCAGAATTGTACCAGTATTTATCAATAATGCAAGCAACTTTTTCATGACAGCAGTCTATTTTTGCGTACTTTTTTCTAAACCATCGGCGATTTTTTCAATAATTTGTCCTTCAATACATTCTTTGGCTACACGAACAGCATTAAAAATAGCATTTTCTTTGGAACTTCCGTGACAGATAATACTCGTACCGTCCACTCCGAGAAGCGGGGCCCCACCGTACTCAGAATAATCCAGCATGTGTGCAATTTCTTTCAATCCGGGTTTAACCAGTATTGCTCCTATTTTCCTGATAGTGCTAGCTGTAATTTTTTGCTTAATCAGCTGGAAAAGCGATGATGACATTCCTTCAATGGTTTTTAGTACAATGTTGCCGACAAAAGCATCACAGACAATGACATCTGCAGTCCCATAGGGAATGTCCCTGCCTTCAATATTTCCGGCAAAATTCAGGGAAGATTGTTTTAGCAGGTCATAAGCAGCCTGAACAAGTTCGTTCCCTTTGCCCTCTTCACTGCCGATATTCAGCAAGGCGACCTTGGGACTTTTAAGCCCCAGAATCTTTTCGGCGTAGATACTTCCCATCATCGCATACTGCAGAAGATTTTCCGGTTTGGCATCCGGATTGGCACCGACATCGAGCAGCAGCTTTCCGCCTTGAAGCGTCGGTAGGACCGTGCAGATTGCAGGCCGGTTAATTCCTTTAATTCTGCCTAAGCCCAGCAAAGCTGAAGCCATCTGTGCTCCGGTG is a window from the Dehalobacter sp. DCA genome containing:
- the plsX gene encoding phosphate acyltransferase PlsX, whose amino-acid sequence is MKIAVDAMGGDHAPGEIVKGALKAAKILPDIQIILVGQKDKIDLHIPEDLKSTIEIYECSEVIEMDEHPAAAIKKKKDASIVVATRLVKEGYADALVSAGSTGAQMASALLGLGRIKGINRPAICTVLPTLQGGKLLLDVGANPDAKPENLLQYAMMGSIYAEKILGLKSPKVALLNIGSEEGKGNELVQAAYDLLKQSSLNFAGNIEGRDIPYGTADVIVCDAFVGNIVLKTIEGMSSSLFQLIKQKITASTIRKIGAILVKPGLKEIAHMLDYSEYGGAPLLGVDGTSIICHGSSKENAIFNAVRVAKECIEGQIIEKIADGLEKSTQK
- the acpP gene encoding acyl carrier protein, encoding MDVYEKVKAIVIDQLGVGEDEITPTTTFQALNADSLDIVELVMALEEEFNLDIADEEVENIQSIADVVKYVQENQ